GTTTGATTGCGGGCATAATTGCAAAACTGATTATGCCTGGTAGAGATGGCGGCGGTTTTATCGTGACCTGTATTTTGGGGATCATCGGTGCTGTTGTGGGTGGCTGGATAGCCACATTCTTGCATATCGGCGGGAGCGTGACGGGCTTTAACTTCCCGAGCTTCCTGGTCGCCGTTGCGGGTGCGATTATTGTTTTGCTTATTTACCGCATGGTTCGACGCTAATTTATTCTGATCTTTTGTTAAAGAAACGGCCCCTGAATGGGGCCGTTTTCTTAGTGAAATAAAGTGCTTCGTCGATTTAAACAAGGGCGATGTAGTGACTACAGGTGCCTAATCCATTATCCATTTATCTTGCTGTTTAATAATACGTTCATATTCATTTGATTCATAGGCATCCAGACAGTTCATTAAAATGTTTTCTTTCTCCGTGAGAATGGATGTTTTAGTATTTTTTTTAAGGGACGCCTTAAAGTAAGCTCTTACTGCAGAGTAGGCATCCTCAGAATTATGTTTCCCTAACTGAAAGTAACCATCTAAAGCTACACTGCTATCAATATTCAAACTGCCGCTATATCTATCTGATAAACAATATGCCATGCCCCACTTTTTTAATTTCTCTCTTGCATCAATGATTTCATTTTTGTTTGGAACGGCTATGGAAGGTAGGGATACAAGCAAAATGCAATAAACAAGAACTTTCATCATTTGAGCTCCCAAAATTTTACTTCTGTTGTTGTGATGTTTGGGTTTGCATGAGAAAAGTAACAATGATCCCCACAATCTCCTCCATTCCACAATGTGACATGACCACGAGCATCACTCCATCCATCAACAGTGAATATCAGAATCCCTTTTTTAGCTTGCAGTAATGGAAAAATCTTCTGTGGGCTGTCTTTAAGATCTGGATTTTTAAATTGTTTCTCTACATAAATCATCATGTCTGGAACGCGCATTATATATGCGTACCCATCACCACCTCGCAGTTTATAAGCACCAGCACCTTTTTTTATTCTTAATCCTCCATAGTTAAAAGCCCTACTTAAACGTAATGCGCAGGCATTCGCATACGGATTAGGAATTTGACCTTGGCTCGCTAAACTTTTATCGTTAGCCTCTTTATAGTGCTCATATACATTACCCCCAACTAACATATATGTCTCTTCTGCTGTTTTGCCTACCGGGTAAGCGTTCCATAATGCGTTAAATTTAGGACGGTTAACTCCGATATTTGAAGCTAATCCTCCAACTCTGGCTGTTACCGTTGTCATCGCTGATCCTTTTCAATAATATTCATCAAAGTATTGTTGAAGATATTGCAAATACATATGGTTCCATTGTCATTCACTATGCCATTAAAATGTAAGTGGTCTTTAGTGTCATCTATTCTATTGTATTCCACCTCGCATGAAACAGACTCTCCAGACTGATAACCTATAGTCTGAACATGAAGATTAAGATCAGCATAATGTCGGGAAATATCTTCAACTTTTATTTTATCTTCACCATATGACCAGCTAATTGAAGTAATTTTCTTTTCCTCATTTATTGATTCATCTTCCTCTTTTGATGCATCCGATTCATCTGAACTGTTTTTATCTCCGAAATGCTCAATACCGTTATCCTGCGGCGATCCACCATCACCTCCATCCGCCAGCGGACTCAGCATCGCCGGCTGCAGCGTCGGGACCGGTGTCCCAGGAGTGCCGCCGCCGTTGAGGTTGATTTTCGGCCCGGTGATATCAATGCCGGCAGGGTGAATGACGATAAACGAGGCGCCCACCTGCAGGGTGATTTTGCTGTGGCTTTTCAGGGCAATATCGCCCTGAACGTCAATGCCCAGCGCCCCGGCAATCTTCTGCGCCAGGTCGTCTTTCACCTCCAGGCTGTATTTCCCTTTCACCAGGCTGACGTGGTCTCCGGTGGTGATGTGCGCCTGCTTTCCTTTTACCGTGATTTTTCTGTCGTTCGCCACGTACAGCGCGTCATCGTGACCGATATTTTCTGTGCGGTCGTGTGCCACCCTCAGCGTCTGGTCATTACCGACATTTGTCTGCCGGTCATGCGCGACGCTGAGGGTTGTGTCGTGTCCGGCGGCATTCTCTTTGCCCACCGTAACCGTCTGCCCCAGTGCGACGGTGATGTTCTGGTTGTTGCCGATGGTTTCGGTGTGGTCGGATTTCACCTCCGTATCACGGTTGTTCAGCACCACGGTCTTCATGTCCTTCTGGGCATGCATCGACAGCAGCTCCTGGTTTGTCTCATCCTCGAACATCAGCTCGTTGTAGCCGCTGCCCTTGTAGGTCTGCGAGCGGATGGCCATCTGCGTTCGGGTGCCCGGCAGGTCGCCCGGGGCGCGGTTGCCGGCGTGGTAGGTGCGCCCGGTGATAATCGGCTGGTCCGGGTCGCCGTTGAGGAAATCGACAATCACTTCCTGGCCGACGCGCGGGATGGCGATGTTGCCGAACCCGGCGCCCGCCCACGCCTGTGAGACGCGTATCCAGCACGAGCTTTTCGCATCCGCCTGGTTGTAGCGGTCCCAGGTAAATTTCACCCGCACCCGCCCGTGCTCGTCGCAGAAGATTTCTTCCCCCGGCGGGCCGGTCACCACCGCACTCTGCGGGCCGTCGACCCGCGGTTTGAGAGGGGGCTGTGCGCGCCAGGTCTGAATGGCGGGGATGACGCTGAAGCTGTTGGTGAGCGTGGTGCCCTGGCCCTCGCTGCCGGTGAGCGCCTGCGGCTGGCTGCCGGTTAACGTACAGGCCACCACCTGCCAGAGGTCGTTGAGGTCTGCGCGCGGGTGGTCCGTCAGGCTGAAGCAGCGCCCCGGCTGGAGCTGGGGTGAGTTGCTGGTGCCGGTGGCGTAGTCCACATCGCTGCGCCAGCCTTCCACCTGATATTTCGCAAAGTCTGCCCCGCGCTGTGCGTCCTTGAAGCGCCCCGGATAGTCAAAAATCTCATACACCGCCCGCTGGTTGGGCATCTCCGACGGGCGGTGATTAAACTGCCCGGGCCAGAGCGGGGCCTTAAAGGTGTAGTCCCGGGTGGTGACCTGCGCCGGGCGGATTTGCGCGCGGCGGCAGAAGCTGTTGATGCAGTAGCGGCTGGATTCACTGGCACCGTTGGGGTTGTACGGCAGCGGGTCGAGTCTGCGCAGCACGCGGCTGTCATCGGCGAAGGTCAGTTTCTGCAGGTTGCGCTCCAGATATTCCTCCTCGCAGAAGAAAATCCCCTCTTCGGCGGCCAGCCGGGCGATGAAGTCGAAGTCGGTTTCCTGGTACTGGACGCAGAACTCACGGAAAGGGTGCGGACGGCGGAACAGGGCGTCGTGGGTGAGCACACCCGTCTCCTTGAGCAGCGTCTGAAAGATGGCGCGGATATCGACATTCTGGAAGCTGCGGCAGTTCTGCCGCTGGCTGCTGCGCCAGAGCTCCGGGCGCAGGGTTATGTGGTACAGCGTCTGGTGTCTGCCGGTGTTGCCCTGCTCGCAGAAGGTCACGATACCGCGCAGACGGCGCTTAATCTCCTCACCCTGCCGGATAATCAGCGTTCCCCCCTGGTCGAGGACTTTACGGAATTCCAGGGCCGGGTTGCTGCTGGCGAGGGTCAGCTCAAGGCGAAACAGGGAGGAGAGGGACTGGGTGAGCTGAAAGTCCACCACGGCGAAGGTGTCATCCGGGGTCCGCCCGGCGGTAAAGGTAAAGCGGGTGCCGTCACTGGCCATGGTGTATTTCCTTTCCTGTCCATGGATGTATTGACCAGAATTAACAGCCATTGTTGAACTATAATTCTGATAAATATAAATAAATCAATGTAATAACTGGTTTAAGGGTAGGGGCGGAGTGATGTTGTGGCTACGACGGCTATCACAGAATCTGAAAGAGGAAAACGTACAAAGCGGTTTCATACTCAATTGGGCAGCCAGTAGTGATCCGCTCATGGACTGGTGTTGGCCCCATAATTGGGGCCGTTTTGCCTTTACTGTTTCTGCGTAAAGAAATCGTTGTAAAGCATATAAAGATGCGCGGCACTCCAGGAGAAGTTCGGAGCCCCTTGCTGCTCGCCGTTGAGCGGGTTGTAGTTCTCGCGAATCGGCCCGTCAGTCATTAAGCCGTTCGCGTGGGCAAAGAAACGATTCGCCATTTCCACTGCGTCAGCGCGGTATCCGTAGCGTTCCATTCCTTTTAGTCCAAAGTAGAACTGATCCACCCACACGCGCCCGCGCCAGTAAATATCTGCCCCAAATGCCGGGTTGGTGAGTGCTGCGGTGCCAAGCGGCACATAAGTATTAAACTCTTTCGGATCTTTCATCACTTTCACCACCGCATCGGCATGCGCCTGGGTAGCAGCTCCGTTAAACAGCGGCGACCAGCCCTCAGGCCCTTTGCCGCGCGCAACAATCGGTTTGCCTGCGCAGCCGTTTGCCAGCGGTTTGTCTTCGATGCGAATGTCATAGAAGAAGCCGGTTTTGTCGTCGAACATACAGGTGTTGATATAGTCGGCCAGTTTTTTTGCATGCTGGCTAAAGCGTTGCGCGTCCTCAGGTTTGCCGAGGATTTGCGCCATTTCGGCCAGATAACTGCTGTCGCTATACATATAACTGGCCTGATCGACAGACTCCTGTAGCAGCGAATAGCCCAGCAGCGTGCCATCAGGGGCGCGGTTCTCGGCAAACAGCACCTGCCAGTCCTCGCGTTTGCCGCCGTTATCCAGATAACGTTGCAGTTGCTCCGGGTCGATAAAGCCAAACACCGCGGCGTCGTCACGGCCTGACTCCCATGAAGCGGCGACCTGAGCTGGAATGTCGATGCTGTCATACTTTCCGCTGCGCAGGACGCGATTGTAGTTATCCAGGCCCACCATTTTTTGCTCTTTGCCACCGCGCTTAACGGTGAAGAGCATTTTGCCGTCAGGCGTATTGTGCGCCTTATCGCGGGTTGCGCCGTATTCCGGCACGCCGTTGTGATTGTGGTCGCGATTACGCAGCCACCAGTCGTGATAGGCCACCAGATGCGGGTACATCTCTTCAAGCCAGGTTTTATCACCCGTTGTTTTATACACTTCCATCACTGACCATGCGGCAAGGCTTGGTTTGGTATTCCGTTCATTCCAGTTACTGCCGTCTCCACCGCGCTCCGGGCTGGTGTTATAGGCAAGTAGATCCGGAACAAAACCCGCATCCCATGGGCGCACGGGGTCATCTTTAGGGATTTGCCAGGCAAAGACCGCACGAATGTTGTCTTTGGCAACGTTCGGGTTGAAGTGCGCCATCGCGTACGCTTGTTTCCAGGTATCCCACGGCCACGTCTGGTTGCCCGAGAACCAGCGTCCGGTAACCGACGGCGTTACCGAATCAAATTTCATCGCACCCGCTACGCCGCGCCAGTTGCCATTGAGCGTTTCAATCGCTTTCACCGCCACACGA
This genomic window from Buttiauxella gaviniae contains:
- a CDS encoding type VI secretion system amidase effector protein Tae4; the encoded protein is MTTVTARVGGLASNIGVNRPKFNALWNAYPVGKTAEETYMLVGGNVYEHYKEANDKSLASQGQIPNPYANACALRLSRAFNYGGLRIKKGAGAYKLRGGDGYAYIMRVPDMMIYVEKQFKNPDLKDSPQKIFPLLQAKKGILIFTVDGWSDARGHVTLWNGGDCGDHCYFSHANPNITTTEVKFWELK
- the ygjK gene encoding alpha-glucosidase; the encoded protein is MKTFFRLAPLAVVLALAGCKTTQHDTTPLKANAFQNVIDRTGAPQAMLDYDFDEHQRYNPFFDDGAWHGHLLPANSEGMGGFPGPALLTEEYINFMANNFDRLSVYKKGQKVAFTMQAYSMPGALIQTLTAPGVTVKMTLRFVTSRTSLLATEITTDAPLELVWDGELLEKYHYQEQKPKSDKTIDQAFPDYTRTLHATRDGLSVNFGKVRADANLMTSGSSQYQIHKTLPMNTEIDGHRFVSKAKIDGSTTVYTTYSHLLTADEVQKEQSKISDILHKPQPYIRASEQRWEGYLSKGLNNPDATPAQTRVAVKAIETLNGNWRGVAGAMKFDSVTPSVTGRWFSGNQTWPWDTWKQAYAMAHFNPNVAKDNIRAVFAWQIPKDDPVRPWDAGFVPDLLAYNTSPERGGDGSNWNERNTKPSLAAWSVMEVYKTTGDKTWLEEMYPHLVAYHDWWLRNRDHNHNGVPEYGATRDKAHNTPDGKMLFTVKRGGKEQKMVGLDNYNRVLRSGKYDSIDIPAQVAASWESGRDDAAVFGFIDPEQLQRYLDNGGKREDWQVLFAENRAPDGTLLGYSLLQESVDQASYMYSDSSYLAEMAQILGKPEDAQRFSQHAKKLADYINTCMFDDKTGFFYDIRIEDKPLANGCAGKPIVARGKGPEGWSPLFNGAATQAHADAVVKVMKDPKEFNTYVPLGTAALTNPAFGADIYWRGRVWVDQFYFGLKGMERYGYRADAVEMANRFFAHANGLMTDGPIRENYNPLNGEQQGAPNFSWSAAHLYMLYNDFFTQKQ
- a CDS encoding GlsB/YeaQ/YmgE family stress response membrane protein, which codes for MGIIAWIIFGLIAGIIAKLIMPGRDGGGFIVTCILGIIGAVVGGWIATFLHIGGSVTGFNFPSFLVAVAGAIIVLLIYRMVRR
- the tssI gene encoding type VI secretion system Vgr family protein, with translation MASDGTRFTFTAGRTPDDTFAVVDFQLTQSLSSLFRLELTLASSNPALEFRKVLDQGGTLIIRQGEEIKRRLRGIVTFCEQGNTGRHQTLYHITLRPELWRSSQRQNCRSFQNVDIRAIFQTLLKETGVLTHDALFRRPHPFREFCVQYQETDFDFIARLAAEEGIFFCEEEYLERNLQKLTFADDSRVLRRLDPLPYNPNGASESSRYCINSFCRRAQIRPAQVTTRDYTFKAPLWPGQFNHRPSEMPNQRAVYEIFDYPGRFKDAQRGADFAKYQVEGWRSDVDYATGTSNSPQLQPGRCFSLTDHPRADLNDLWQVVACTLTGSQPQALTGSEGQGTTLTNSFSVIPAIQTWRAQPPLKPRVDGPQSAVVTGPPGEEIFCDEHGRVRVKFTWDRYNQADAKSSCWIRVSQAWAGAGFGNIAIPRVGQEVIVDFLNGDPDQPIITGRTYHAGNRAPGDLPGTRTQMAIRSQTYKGSGYNELMFEDETNQELLSMHAQKDMKTVVLNNRDTEVKSDHTETIGNNQNITVALGQTVTVGKENAAGHDTTLSVAHDRQTNVGNDQTLRVAHDRTENIGHDDALYVANDRKITVKGKQAHITTGDHVSLVKGKYSLEVKDDLAQKIAGALGIDVQGDIALKSHSKITLQVGASFIVIHPAGIDITGPKINLNGGGTPGTPVPTLQPAMLSPLADGGDGGSPQDNGIEHFGDKNSSDESDASKEEDESINEEKKITSISWSYGEDKIKVEDISRHYADLNLHVQTIGYQSGESVSCEVEYNRIDDTKDHLHFNGIVNDNGTICICNIFNNTLMNIIEKDQR